The sequence ACCCATAAAGCGTAGACCATGCACTTCCCGGTAAACCTCTTCCACTCCGCTCCCAGGTCGTAAACATAGCAACCCTCGCCGGAAGATCTCAACGCCTCGTCCCCAATTGCCAGGGCCGCTTCCGGATCGCCCCACCAGGGGGAAACGCCCGGGGGACGCGTAAAAAGCTCCGCCCGGACCCCGTAAAAAAGATTCAGGAGAATCTGGAGCAGGACGATGCTCGTAGCGGAGTAGGGGGTAAGAGAAACGCGGCGCCCGTCAAGTTTCGTAACCGGGACTCGGCTCAGCAGGGCAACGCTCCAGACCGCCCCGTCGCTGGCAATCGATAAGCCCGGCAAAACCACGCAGGTATGGCGCTGGTGGGCGTACGCGATGGAAGAAACTGCCGTAACTTCAAGCTCCCCGGCGGCCAGCCGGTCGTTCAAGCGGCTGGGGTGATCCGCAACTATCCGGGCCGGAATCCGGACAAAACCCTTTTCCAGTGCATAAAAAACGGGGAGGCAATTAATGTAGCCGACCCTTCCGAGCCGCGGCTTCTCCATCTCGCCCATCTCCTTGATTCGGATTCCCCCGCGCCTGCCCGGCCTCAGCCGGAGGAAGCCGCAAAAGCAGATTGAAACCGCCTTTCCGACTTGACAGGGGAGGTTGCGGTCGCTTTAATCTCTAGTCGTAGCGCCTGATCGCATTGTAAAGGGTGTCCCGTTCTACAGGGATCCGCCCCGCTTCCCGGATCATCGCGAGGAAGGTTTCCGCGGGCTGGTACTGAGGGGTATCCGCCCCGGCGTCATGCGCGATCCGCTCTTCTCTTACCGTCCCGTCCAGATCGTTCGCCCCGAAGCTCAGAGTGATCTGGGCGAGCTTGGGAGTAAGCATAATCCAAAAGGCTTTAATGGCGAAAAAATTGTCGAGAAGGAGGCGAGCGAGGGCGAAGGTTTTTAAATCATCGTAACCGGAGGTCCTTGACAAGTGGGAAAAAGCAGTGTTTTCAGGGTGGAAGGGAAGAGGAATAAAGGCCAGGAAACCTCCCGTCTCATCCTGCAGTTCCCGGAGCCGGAGCAAATGGTCCACCCTGTCCGCAATACTTTCGATGTGGCCGTAAAGCATGGTGGCGTTTGTATGGAAACCGAGGCGGTGGGCGCACCTGTGCACCTCAAGCCAGTGCTCCCCGCTGATCTTTCGAGGACAGATCAGCCGGCGGACGGCAGGATTAAAAATCTCCGCACCCCCGCCGGGGAGGGAGCCCAGGCCGGTCTCCCTCAAACGGAGTAAAACATCCTCTATCCCCAGGCCGGAAATCTCGCTCAAGAAAGCGATCTCGACAGCATCAAATGCCTGGATGTGGGCCTCCGGCAGGATTTTCCTGACGACGGTCAGCATTTCCTCGTAGTAAGTAAAAGGCAAAGCGGGGTTTAAGCCGCCCACAATGTGGACCTCCACCGGATGGTAGGCCCTGGCCTGTTCCATTTTGGCGGCAATCTCCTCAAGGGTCAAGGTATAGGCCCCCGGGGCATCCGCCGTCCGGCCGAAGGCGCAGAAAAGGCAAAGGTTGCGGCAGATATTGGTGTGATTGAGGTGAACGTTGTTGATAAAATAAACCTCATCCCCCACCTTGCGGCGCCTGGCGTAATCTGCTAAAAAGCCGACGGTCAAGAGGTCGCCGGACTCTCCCAGGCGAATCCCGTCCGCCCGGTCGAGGCGGTACCCCGCCAGGACTTTTTCCGCAAGATCTCCCAGCGGCCCCTGCAAAATCGAATCGAGAATTGCGTTTCTGTCAATCTCCCCGTTTTTTTCCTCCCCTTTTTCCCATAAAATTTCCCGGGAATAACCCATCTTCTATTTCTCCCCTTTTTCCAAAAACCTTCGCCAGGCAAACGTTCATTCCGTACCGGCTGCACCCCTGATATTCTCCTGGCGCAGCAGAGTAGGTTTGCGGAGCCTGGAACAACCGCAGGAATCATCCCCGGCGGGGATCTCCGTCAAAGCCCGCAGCAGCAGGTGCCCGACGGGAACAGCCTGGTTAAAGAAAATATCCTGCAAAACCCCGTAGTCCCAGGGTTTTACCACACCCTCCCCGTAGTTCACAACCACGTAGATACCGGCATAGCACGCCCCGATTTCGCGGGCGAGGTACACTTCAGGGCACAGGGTTTGACCGA is a genomic window of Bacillota bacterium containing:
- a CDS encoding menaquinone biosynthesis protein gives rise to the protein MEKPRLGRVGYINCLPVFYALEKGFVRIPARIVADHPSRLNDRLAAGELEVTAVSSIAYAHQRHTCVVLPGLSIASDGAVWSVALLSRVPVTKLDGRRVSLTPYSATSIVLLQILLNLFYGVRAELFTRPPGVSPWWGDPEAALAIGDEALRSSGEGCYVYDLGAEWKRFTGKCMVYALWVARREFAVESPALLQEICRGLQAAKHWGYEHRRVIAEAATHLVGLPASRLMAYFQHLKYELNELYLDGLHYFYECAWRCGVLDQPVQAEIWREAGADRARSGSNYSENPAGRAVKP
- the mqnE gene encoding aminofutalosine synthase MqnE; this translates as MGYSREILWEKGEEKNGEIDRNAILDSILQGPLGDLAEKVLAGYRLDRADGIRLGESGDLLTVGFLADYARRRKVGDEVYFINNVHLNHTNICRNLCLFCAFGRTADAPGAYTLTLEEIAAKMEQARAYHPVEVHIVGGLNPALPFTYYEEMLTVVRKILPEAHIQAFDAVEIAFLSEISGLGIEDVLLRLRETGLGSLPGGGAEIFNPAVRRLICPRKISGEHWLEVHRCAHRLGFHTNATMLYGHIESIADRVDHLLRLRELQDETGGFLAFIPLPFHPENTAFSHLSRTSGYDDLKTFALARLLLDNFFAIKAFWIMLTPKLAQITLSFGANDLDGTVREERIAHDAGADTPQYQPAETFLAMIREAGRIPVERDTLYNAIRRYD